The following proteins are encoded in a genomic region of Archangium lipolyticum:
- a CDS encoding DUF418 domain-containing protein, whose product MSRPSLASTGGALRPAQPEERIDLLDALRGFALLGILFANLVSFAGHYVMSPAQLAALPTAQLDRAVVFLMGLFVEGKFYSLFSLLFGVGFALLQERTERRGGDFRRLFLRRMTALLGIGLFHILVMWHGDILTLYALMGFVFLLFRRAADRALLGWALALLGMPLLFQLAMMGTGGALDPTPPFDALSRTIREAAGGPEATLFTLRSSDQPWQVFLGNLANAVQRPGRYLQTGRPEKVLAMFLLGLWVGRRLLPDPLVHRQLLVRVLGGGLVLGLLGCGAFAWLEAETGKSFALTPLGLVQTLAYAVGVAPLTLAYGAGFALLWGTARGRRLLSVFVPLGRMALTNYLCQTVMGLLLFYGYGLNLMGRVGSVWLLPLTPVLLAAQWGFSVLWLRRHSQGPVEWMWRQLTYGRLRPLQLPAPSR is encoded by the coding sequence ATGTCCCGCCCCTCCCTTGCGTCCACCGGGGGTGCGCTCCGGCCGGCCCAGCCCGAGGAGCGCATCGACCTGCTCGACGCACTCCGCGGCTTCGCGCTGCTCGGCATCCTCTTCGCCAACCTGGTCAGCTTCGCCGGTCACTACGTGATGAGCCCCGCGCAGCTGGCGGCGCTCCCCACGGCGCAGCTCGACCGGGCCGTGGTGTTCCTCATGGGCCTGTTCGTGGAGGGGAAGTTCTACTCCCTCTTCTCGCTCCTGTTCGGGGTGGGGTTCGCCCTGCTCCAGGAGCGCACGGAGCGGCGTGGCGGCGACTTCCGGCGGTTGTTCCTCCGGAGGATGACCGCGCTGCTCGGCATCGGCCTCTTCCACATCCTCGTGATGTGGCATGGCGACATCCTCACCCTCTATGCGCTGATGGGCTTCGTCTTCCTCCTGTTCCGGCGGGCGGCGGACCGCGCGCTCCTGGGGTGGGCACTGGCGCTCCTCGGGATGCCCCTCCTCTTCCAACTCGCCATGATGGGGACGGGTGGGGCGTTGGACCCGACACCCCCGTTCGATGCGCTCTCCCGCACCATCCGGGAGGCCGCGGGTGGTCCGGAGGCCACGCTCTTCACCCTGCGCTCCTCCGACCAGCCGTGGCAGGTCTTCCTGGGCAACCTCGCCAACGCCGTCCAGCGTCCGGGGCGCTACCTGCAGACGGGACGGCCGGAGAAGGTCCTCGCGATGTTCCTGCTCGGCCTCTGGGTGGGCCGGCGCCTGTTGCCGGATCCGCTCGTCCACCGCCAGCTCCTGGTCCGGGTGCTCGGAGGAGGCCTGGTGCTCGGTCTGCTGGGGTGCGGCGCGTTCGCCTGGCTCGAGGCGGAGACAGGGAAGTCCTTCGCGCTCACGCCCCTGGGGCTCGTGCAGACGCTCGCGTACGCGGTGGGCGTGGCCCCGCTCACCCTGGCCTACGGCGCGGGCTTCGCGCTGCTGTGGGGCACGGCCCGGGGCCGGCGCCTCCTCTCCGTCTTCGTTCCGCTCGGCCGGATGGCCCTGACGAACTATCTCTGCCAGACGGTGATGGGGCTCCTGCTCTTCTACGGCTACGGGTTGAACCTCATGGGCCGGGTGGGCTCGGTGTGGCTGCTCCCGCTCACGCCCGTGCTCCTGGCCGCGCAGTGGGGCTTCAGTGTCCTGTGGCTCCGCCGCCACTCGCAGGGACCGGTGGAGTGGATGTGGCGCCAGCTCACCTACGGGCGTTTGCGGCCGCTCCAACTCCCGGCGCCCTCCCGCTGA
- the msrA gene encoding peptide-methionine (S)-S-oxide reductase MsrA: MSSTSAVPPLAHRPPLTMARRLLPAALALLTVLSASAEARDTPGKNIAEATTETAYLAGGCFWGMEDLLRKIPGVLETEVGYTGGAKPFSRPTYDDVRTGRTGHAESVRVVFNPKLLTYEALLEKWFFRMHDPTTLNRQGNDVGTQYRSAIFYLTEEQRRVAEAVKARVNASGKWKRPVVTEITAAGEFTPAEQYHQDYLVKNPGGYTCHYMRE; the protein is encoded by the coding sequence ATGTCGTCCACATCCGCTGTCCCTCCCCTCGCCCACCGTCCCCCGCTGACGATGGCGCGCCGGCTGTTGCCCGCGGCGCTGGCCCTGCTCACGGTCCTGAGTGCATCCGCCGAGGCACGCGACACCCCGGGCAAGAACATCGCGGAAGCCACCACGGAGACGGCGTACCTGGCCGGCGGGTGCTTCTGGGGAATGGAGGACCTGCTGCGCAAGATTCCGGGCGTCCTCGAGACGGAGGTTGGCTACACGGGTGGCGCGAAGCCGTTCTCCCGTCCGACCTACGATGACGTGCGCACGGGACGAACGGGGCACGCGGAGTCCGTACGCGTCGTCTTCAACCCGAAGCTGCTGACGTACGAGGCGCTGCTGGAGAAGTGGTTCTTCCGCATGCACGACCCGACGACGCTCAACCGCCAGGGCAACGACGTGGGCACGCAGTACCGCTCGGCCATCTTCTATCTGACGGAGGAGCAGCGCCGGGTGGCCGAGGCGGTGAAGGCCCGGGTCAACGCGTCGGGCAAATGGAAGCGACCCGTCGTCACGGAGATCACCGCCGCGGGCGAGTTCACTCCCGCCGAGCAATACCACCAGGACTACCTGGTGAAGAACCCGGGCGGCTACACCTGCCACTACATGAGGGAGTAG
- a CDS encoding benzoate/H(+) symporter BenE family transporter: protein MPPEPPAGRRSLATDVSLSAVITGFVTVLVGYTSSAVIIFEAARATGADAAMVASWMWALGLGMGLTTIGLSMRYRMPVVTAWSTPGAALLVTSAPGIPMSALSGAFVATGILILVAGATGWFERVMSRIPLSLASGMLAGVLLRFGLDAFGAVRTAPVLVTTMFGVWLLGRRLWPRYAVPGALAAGIALAAGAGTLRLTDVPLALATPVFVTPTVSWPALVSVTAPLFIVTMASQNIPGVATMRAHGNMTPVSPVIAWTGAATTLLAPFGGYTLNLAAITAAICMGRDAHEDPRRRYVAAVAAGAFYVLLGLFGATIGALLAAFPRELVMAIAGLALVGTIGNGLAAAARDETEREAAIVTFLVTASGLTLWGVGAAFWGLVAGLVVRAAFSWKRPAR from the coding sequence ATGCCGCCCGAGCCCCCTGCCGGGCGGCGGAGCCTTGCCACCGATGTCTCGCTCTCCGCCGTCATCACCGGGTTCGTGACGGTGCTCGTCGGCTACACGAGCTCGGCCGTCATCATCTTCGAAGCCGCGCGGGCCACGGGAGCGGACGCGGCGATGGTGGCGTCATGGATGTGGGCGCTGGGGCTGGGCATGGGGCTCACGACCATCGGTCTGTCGATGCGGTACCGCATGCCCGTGGTCACGGCCTGGTCGACACCGGGCGCGGCGTTGCTCGTCACGAGCGCGCCGGGGATTCCCATGTCCGCGCTCTCCGGGGCCTTCGTCGCGACCGGAATCCTCATCCTCGTCGCGGGCGCGACGGGCTGGTTCGAGCGCGTGATGTCGCGCATTCCCCTGTCACTCGCCTCGGGGATGCTCGCGGGCGTCCTGCTGCGCTTCGGGCTCGACGCGTTCGGCGCGGTGCGCACCGCGCCCGTGCTCGTCACGACGATGTTCGGCGTCTGGCTCCTGGGGCGCCGGCTCTGGCCACGCTACGCCGTGCCAGGTGCGCTCGCGGCGGGGATCGCCCTCGCGGCGGGGGCTGGGACGCTCCGACTCACGGACGTTCCGCTGGCGCTGGCGACCCCGGTCTTCGTGACCCCCACCGTCTCCTGGCCGGCGCTCGTCAGCGTCACGGCGCCCCTGTTCATCGTGACGATGGCGTCGCAGAACATCCCGGGCGTCGCGACGATGCGCGCACACGGCAATATGACCCCTGTCTCTCCCGTGATTGCGTGGACGGGCGCCGCGACGACACTGCTGGCGCCCTTTGGCGGGTACACGCTGAACCTCGCGGCGATCACCGCCGCCATCTGCATGGGCCGCGATGCGCACGAGGATCCACGCCGGCGCTATGTGGCGGCGGTGGCGGCCGGGGCGTTCTACGTGCTGCTCGGACTCTTCGGCGCGACGATCGGCGCGCTGCTCGCGGCCTTCCCGCGCGAGCTCGTCATGGCGATCGCGGGGCTCGCGCTGGTGGGGACGATTGGAAACGGGCTCGCGGCCGCCGCCAGGGACGAGACGGAACGCGAGGCGGCGATCGTGACCTTCCTCGTCACGGCGTCGGGCCTCACCCTGTGGGGCGTGGGGGCCGCGTTCTGGGGCCTCGTCGCCGGCCTGGTCGTGCGGGCGGCGTTCTCATGGAAGCGCCCGGCGCGCTGA
- a CDS encoding serine hydrolase domain-containing protein: protein MLATEAASLRERCQRILAAFSSRPEFSHMCSLSVSIDGHVLVEERLRGQGVADTFSVTKTVLATLLGAAVGDGLIEDLDAPVGGPLGLPSAHPAAVHTWRHLLTQTRGCATDGPWDIDAVMALPRGWVDQVLAAPQVHPPGTTFRYDSGGVHVLGAALSAVVGRPLSAYAGERLFSPLGIDEWVWPRDPDGRDYGFGHLRLRPEALRRLGELWLDSGTWRGRSLVPEAYVREMVRAHSAGGPPEGTAHGYLTWVDRGYFFAGGWAGQHVVVVPSVRAVVVTTGDPGFDPGPPPTDRMPPHWRPGLDLVRTHLLPLLLP from the coding sequence ATGCTCGCCACCGAAGCAGCCAGCCTCCGGGAGCGCTGCCAGCGGATCCTCGCCGCGTTCTCGTCCCGGCCGGAGTTCTCTCACATGTGCAGCCTGTCCGTGAGCATCGACGGGCACGTCCTCGTCGAGGAGCGCCTGCGCGGACAAGGTGTCGCGGACACGTTCTCCGTGACCAAGACCGTGCTGGCCACCTTGCTGGGGGCCGCCGTCGGTGACGGGCTGATCGAGGATCTCGATGCGCCTGTCGGAGGTCCGCTCGGTCTGCCGTCCGCGCATCCCGCGGCCGTGCATACCTGGCGCCACCTGCTCACGCAGACTCGGGGCTGCGCTACCGACGGGCCGTGGGACATCGACGCCGTCATGGCCCTTCCGCGAGGGTGGGTGGACCAGGTCCTGGCCGCGCCGCAGGTCCACCCTCCGGGAACGACCTTCCGCTACGACAGCGGTGGTGTCCATGTCCTCGGGGCCGCGTTGAGCGCCGTGGTGGGCCGTCCACTGTCTGCGTACGCCGGGGAGCGGCTCTTTTCACCGCTCGGTATCGACGAGTGGGTCTGGCCGCGCGACCCGGATGGGCGGGACTACGGGTTCGGCCACCTGCGCCTGCGGCCGGAGGCGCTCAGGCGGCTCGGCGAGCTCTGGCTCGATTCGGGCACGTGGCGCGGGCGGAGCCTCGTGCCGGAGGCGTACGTGCGGGAGATGGTCCGGGCGCACTCGGCCGGCGGCCCACCCGAGGGCACCGCCCACGGCTACCTCACGTGGGTCGACCGGGGCTACTTCTTCGCTGGCGGGTGGGCCGGGCAGCACGTGGTGGTGGTGCCGTCGGTGCGTGCGGTCGTGGTGACGACGGGGGACCCGGGCTTCGACCCCGGCCCGCCGCCCACCGACCGGATGCCGCCCCACTGGCGGCCGGGGCTGGACCTGGTCCGCACCCACCTGCTGCCGCTGCTCCTGCCCTGA